CAAAAACCGTCCTGATTTTGGACAGTTGTCGCAAACGGTCTCTTTATTTTCATGCAAAACAGACCTGGCACGTTTCTTGCTTTATATAAAACTAATAATTTTATAAAAGTGGAGGTCAGGCAAAATGAAAATGAGTGAAGCAAGAGCGATTGTTACAGGCGGAGCGTCTGGATTAGGAGAAGCGACTGTCAGGAGGATTGTAGAGCAAGGGGGAAAGGCTGCGATACTTGATTTGTCAGTGGAACGAGGCGATGCTCTCGTCGAAGAACTTGGGGAACAAACAGTTTTTATAAAAACTGATGTAACGAGTGAGGAAGAAGTATCGAATGCAATCAACAAAGCGATTGAATCATTCGGATTGATTAACACGGTTGTGAACTGTGCTGGGGTTGGAGTTGCCGGCAAGCTGTTATCACGAAAAGGTGTCCATTCCCTGGACATGTTTTCAAAAGTGATTTCCATCAACTTGATCGGAACCTTCAATGTCATCAGGCTCGCTTCAGAGCAGATGTCGAAAAACGAAGCGAATGAACTTGGTGAGCGGGGTGTCATCCTAAATACAGCATCTGTGGCTGCGTTTGACGGCCAGATCGGGCAGGCTGCCTACAGCGCTTCGAAAGGAGGAGTTGTCGGTATGACACTGCCGATTGCAAGGGAGCTTGCTGCATATGGCATAAGGGTCATGACAATTGCCCCTGGTTTATTCCACACCCCGATGTTCGATTCGCTGCCTGAAGAAGCAAGGGACTCGCTTGGTAAAATGGTGCCATTCCCGCAGCGGCTTGGTTATCCCGAGGAATATGCCCAGCTTGCTGAAAGCATCCTGACAAATCCAATGCTGAATGGCGAAACAATCCGTCTGGATGGAGCCATCCGCATGCAGCCGAAATAAGTCTGAACCAAGCCCTTTCGACCAAGGATGAAAGGGCTTTTTTATGGTAAAATTTTCGCGTTGTTGAAATTCCAGAAAACGAATATGATATTTTTGCAATATAATATTTCTAGAGAGAGCAGGGGACAACTAGAGTGACAACAAAATTTGTTAGAATATTCATACTTTTACTTCTGGCAACTGGGGTTTCCTTCCCGCAATTCGCTTCTGCGATGGCGGAAGTGACTTCCTTCAGCCAGTCATCAGGAACGGTTGCTTTTCAGGGAAACAGTGTACCAGGTTATGTTACTTTCGAACTGAAAACAAGCGAACCAACCCGCGGGTATATTTTAGCAGTGGGCAATGGCATCCAGACAAAAATCAATCTATCCACGATGGATTATAAAACAGTTCATAAAATGGATTGGGTGCCTTGGGATGATACAAAGAAAATTCCGCTCCCAGCTGGGGAATACCAATTGAAGGCTTATATGACAGACCAGGGATACAACCAGATCAGCGGCTATCCGCTTGGAAAGCTGACGGTTGTCTCTGAGACAAGTCCAAAGCCATTGTTCGATCAGGTGGCAATTAATCCGGCAGTGTTTGCTCCAAAATACGGCGGAGCGTCAACAGTCCAGATTCCTTTCAATCTTAATCGACCGGCCGAAGTGCAACTGAGCATTTGGCAAAACGGCTCCGAAATTTACGCAGGCAGTAAAATGAAGCTGCTTCCTGGCAGCCATTCTGTTAGCTGGAACGGAACAGATAAAGCTGGCCGAATTGTCGCGGATGGAAATTATGATGTCCACTTCAAGTATATTGAGACAGCATACAACTATCCAGCTACGACACAGTCAGCACAGAAAGCAGGCGCGGTTACAGTCAAAGATGGCGATTATAATATCCCGCAATGGAGACTGAAAGAGGTCGTAAAGGACGCTGTCTTCACTTCTGATGTCATCAGTCCGGACGGCGATGGTGTTAACGACACTGTTACTGGACAATTTACATTGGCAGAGCCGGCAAAGGTATCCATTTATATTGCGAATGCCGCAGGCGCGCATATGAAAAATCTCGTTACTGAACAGCCATTCCAGGCGGGAACCCATACTTTTGTATGGGACGGAACCGACTTTATGGGAAGCAAAGCGGTTAACGGAAATTACTTTGTTAAAGTTATGGTGATCGAAGGAGCGAATGCAGGCTATATCTCTTTCGCGGACTCAGTGCGGTTTGAAGGCGGCTATGAGTTCAAAGCGCTCCAGCCTGAAAAACGTGTCAGGGTGATTGCGGAGACAGCGAAGCTTTCTGTCTATCCAATGGACCAAGGCTATACCGCTGTAAAAGGTGATACCTTCCCGCTCATGTCAGAAACAATCGAGAATGGCAAGTATCAGGTACTAGTCAAGGAAGGTGTGTCAGGAACAATCAATGTAAACGATGTTGAGCTTGTTGTTGAAACGACTGTACCAACAGTACCAAACACAATGGAATACACTGTTGTCAGTGGTGACACTCTCTGGAAAATCGCAGCTAAATTCAACACGACCATTTCAGAAATTGTCGCCCTGAACAATCTTGATCCAAATAAATACTTGTATATTGGACAAAAGCTACAAGTACCGGCGACAGTTTCACCTGAACCAACACCGCAGCCTGTTATCCACACGGTGCAAACAGGTGATACTCTCTGGAAAATTGCCCAGAAATATGGCAAAACAATTGATGCCATTGTAAAGGCGAACAATCTTGACCCAGCCAAGTACCTGTATATCGGCCAAAAAATCACGATTCCATCTTCAACTACAACTCCAGAACCACCACTAGTCCAGCCTGTCATCCACACAGTTGTCAGTGGTGACACGCTTTGGAAAATCAGTGTTAAATATGGAACAACAATCGATGCAATCGTGAAAGCGAATAATCTAGACCCGGCCAAGTATCTATACATTGGCCAAAAAATTACGATTCTACGCTAGTTCAAAGCCTGCTCCTCATTTGGGAGCAGGCTTTTTATGTTCAATAAGTGTACCTTTACCTTTTAGTGCTATATAATTGTAGTTATAATATTCAGAAATCTCCCGTATAAGAGGAGGGAAAATATTGATTGAATTCAAGGATATTGTGACTCCTGTCGACTGTGACGTCACGGTAGAAACAACATTGCAAGAGGCGCTTGAAATTTTTAAAAAGAAGAAATGGAATCTGCTTCCCGTCACAGACACCGAACGGAATTTGCAGGGTGTTTTTACCCGGAGCGGGCTTTATCAAATGATACTGGATGGCAGTCCGCTCTATGCACCAATCCA
This window of the Mesobacillus jeotgali genome carries:
- a CDS encoding 3-hydroxyacyl-CoA dehydrogenase translates to MKMSEARAIVTGGASGLGEATVRRIVEQGGKAAILDLSVERGDALVEELGEQTVFIKTDVTSEEEVSNAINKAIESFGLINTVVNCAGVGVAGKLLSRKGVHSLDMFSKVISINLIGTFNVIRLASEQMSKNEANELGERGVILNTASVAAFDGQIGQAAYSASKGGVVGMTLPIARELAAYGIRVMTIAPGLFHTPMFDSLPEEARDSLGKMVPFPQRLGYPEEYAQLAESILTNPMLNGETIRLDGAIRMQPK
- a CDS encoding LysM peptidoglycan-binding domain-containing protein — encoded protein: MTTKFVRIFILLLLATGVSFPQFASAMAEVTSFSQSSGTVAFQGNSVPGYVTFELKTSEPTRGYILAVGNGIQTKINLSTMDYKTVHKMDWVPWDDTKKIPLPAGEYQLKAYMTDQGYNQISGYPLGKLTVVSETSPKPLFDQVAINPAVFAPKYGGASTVQIPFNLNRPAEVQLSIWQNGSEIYAGSKMKLLPGSHSVSWNGTDKAGRIVADGNYDVHFKYIETAYNYPATTQSAQKAGAVTVKDGDYNIPQWRLKEVVKDAVFTSDVISPDGDGVNDTVTGQFTLAEPAKVSIYIANAAGAHMKNLVTEQPFQAGTHTFVWDGTDFMGSKAVNGNYFVKVMVIEGANAGYISFADSVRFEGGYEFKALQPEKRVRVIAETAKLSVYPMDQGYTAVKGDTFPLMSETIENGKYQVLVKEGVSGTINVNDVELVVETTVPTVPNTMEYTVVSGDTLWKIAAKFNTTISEIVALNNLDPNKYLYIGQKLQVPATVSPEPTPQPVIHTVQTGDTLWKIAQKYGKTIDAIVKANNLDPAKYLYIGQKITIPSSTTTPEPPLVQPVIHTVVSGDTLWKISVKYGTTIDAIVKANNLDPAKYLYIGQKITILR